A single region of the Sphaeramia orbicularis chromosome 6, fSphaOr1.1, whole genome shotgun sequence genome encodes:
- the gnb5a gene encoding guanine nucleotide-binding protein subunit beta-5a yields MRSPLIPEMATQEVQLNETLAHLKTESETLKSKLEEERAKLHDVELHQVAEKVEGLGQFVMKTRRTLKGHGNKVLCMDWCKDKRRIVSSSQDGKVIVWDAFTTNKEHAVTMPCTWVMACAYAPSGCAVACGGLDNKCSVYPLSLDKNENLAAKKKSVAMHTNYLSACSFTNSDMQILTSSGDGTCALWDVESGQLLQSFHGHAADVLCLDLAPSETGNTFVSGGCDKKANVWDMRSGQCIQSFETHESDINSVRYYPSGDAFASGSDDATCRLYDLRADREVAIYSKESIIFGVSSVDFSLSGRLLFGGYNDYTINVWDVLKGTRVSILFGHENRVSTLRVSPDGTAFCTGSWDHTLRIWA; encoded by the exons ATGAGATCCCCTCTAATTCCTGAAATGGCGACACAGGAGGTACAGCTGAACGAGACCCTGGCCCACCTCAAAACGGAGTCGGAGACGCTCAAGTCGAAGCTGGAGGAGGAAAGAGCGAAGCTGCACGATGTCGAGT TACATCAGGTGGCAGAGAAGGTGGAGGGGCTTGGCCAGTTTGTGATGAAGACCAGGAGAACTCTGAAAGGACATGGAAACAAAGTTCTGTGCATGGACTGGTGTAAGGACAAGAGGAGGATCGTCAGTTCCTCACAG GATGGAAAAGTGATAGTATGGGATGCCTTCACCACCAACAAG GAGCATGCTGTGACAATGCCTTGCACCTGGGTGATGGCGTGTGCCTACGCCCCGTCCGGCTGTGCTGTAGCTTGTGG TGGCCTGGATAACAAGTGCTCAGTGTATCCTCTGTCCTTGGACAAAAATGAGAACCTGGCTGCGAAGAAGAAGTCAGTGGCCATGCACACAAACTATCTGTCTGCCTGCAGCTTCACCAACTCAGATATGCAG ATCCTGACGTCCAGTGGTGATGGAACATGTGCTTTGTGGGATGTTGAGAGCGGGCAGCTGTTGCAGAGTTTCCATGGACACGCCGCTGACGTGCTCTGTCTGGACCTGGCCCCCTCTGAGACTGGGAACACATTTGTTTCGGGG GGCTGTGATAAGAAGGCCAATGTGTGGGACATGCGTTCAGGACAGTGTATTCAGTCCTTTGAAACTCATGAATCAGACATAAACAGTGTCCG ATATTACCCAAGTGGCGATGCATTTGCATCTGGCTCAGATGATGCTACA TGTCGGCTCTATGACTTAAGAGCAGACAGAGAAGTGGCTATTTATTCCAAAGAGAGCATCATATTTGGGGTCTCCAGTGTTGATTTCTCTCTCAGTG GGAGGCTACTGTTTGGTGGCTACAATGACTACACCATAAATGTTTGGGATGTTCTCAAAGGAACACGGGTTTCGATTCTGTTTGGACATGAGAACCGTGTCAGCACACTGCGAGTGTCCCCTGATGGGACCGCTTTCTGCACAGGCTCCTGGGACCACACTCTGCGG ATTTGGGCTTAA